The Salmo trutta chromosome 6, fSalTru1.1, whole genome shotgun sequence genome has a window encoding:
- the LOC115196007 gene encoding phospholipase A2 inhibitor 31 kDa subunit, whose translation MKAICFSLLLLLLACSFGEGLKCNRCVGKGCRNTVETCRIDHDTCGTVIFKPPLPISYFKRCMKMSECMLLGSNKDIDAYCCTSNQCN comes from the exons ATGAAAGCTATATGTTTTTCTCTCCTACTCCTGCTGCTGGCATGTAGCTTCG GAGAGGGCCTGAAATGCAACCGTTGTGTTGGCAAAGGCTGCAGAAACACGGTGGAGACCTGCCGTATTGACCATGACACATGCGGCACGGTCATATTCAAGCCCCCACTCC ctatCTCATACTTCAAGAGATGCATGAAGATGTCAGAATGCATGTTGCTGGGAAGCAACAAGGACATTGATGCCTATTGTTGCACCTCCAACCAATGCAATTGA